AAGGCGGCCTCACCATCCGCCTCACCGGCGAAATCACCAGCCCCACCTACATCGAAATGTCCGTCGGCCTCCTCCAGCGCGCCGGCGCGCTCGTCAAAACGTCCGAAGACCTCCGCATCATCCGTGTCGGCCCCCCACCAACCGCCGCAGGAAAAGCCCCCGGCCTCGACGCCTTCGACTACGAAGTCGAACCCGACGCCAGCAGCGCCACCTACTTCTGGGCAGCCGCGGCAATCAATCCCGGTTCCACCGCGAAACTCACCGGCCTCTCCCACCGCTCGCTCCAGGGCGACGCGAGTTTTCCCTCTCTCCTCGCGCGCATGGGCGCGATCATCGAGCAGAACCCGGCGACCCAGAACACGCCCCTCTCCGCGCGCGAAGAACCCGATCCGCGCGATCACTTCATCCAGGTTGGCGGCCCGGTCTCGCTCGAACCGATCATGGCCGATCTCTCCACCATGCCCGACACCGCGATGACCCTCGCCGCGGTTGCCTGCTTCGCACCCGGCATGTCGATCCTGCGAGGCCTGCGCACCCTCCGCGTCAAAGAAACCGACCGCATCGAAGCCCTCCGCAACGAACTCACCAAGCTCCACGTCAGAGTCGATTGCCCCGTCATGGGCGACCACGATGTCATGGCAATCACGCCCCCCCCATTGGCAGGCGGGGGCGATATGTCGCTCGCGAGCTCCCGCGTCGAGTTCGACACCTACGACGATCACCGCATGGCCATGAGCCTCGCGCTGATCGGCCTCCGCCGCCCCAACGTCTTCATCAAAGACCCGGCCTGCGTCGCGAAAACCTACCCGACCTTCTGGCACGATCTCGCGAAGCTCTACGGTTAGGCTGTGTATTCGACGCCCCATTTGGTCCTCCGCGCTAGTCTCTTGGCGATCGCTTTCCTGGGCGTTGTGTTCTCGATCTGGTTTGCGTTTCAATTCGTTCGCCGAAGACCCGCTGGTTGCCGCAAATGCTCGTATGACATGCGCAACCTCAGGTCGCTTCAATGCCCCGAATGCGGCACGCTCCACCAAAGCGATGCCGAACTTCGCGGACGATCCTTTTCCTTTAAACCCGCGGTATTCGCCGCGATTCTCCTCGTTCTCTGCTCGGTCGGCTGGTGGACGC
The DNA window shown above is from Phycisphaeraceae bacterium and carries:
- the aroA gene encoding 3-phosphoshikimate 1-carboxyvinyltransferase — encoded protein: MTTTSSSLPPDHPASVFLRPLSDLPNPLPITPLPRGKRGIFDLSLRTPGSKSLTNRALLLAALARGESRIHAPLLEADDAIRMRAALEQLGVTLKLENDTLSVRGISGTWPVPQSGLTLNLNNAGTATRFLAAAALLAENPLTIDGNARMRERPIGELTEILSRLGATCEFLETPNCPPVRITPPPSRKGPGKVLDIPTTQSSQFISALLLIAPWLEGGLTIRLTGEITSPTYIEMSVGLLQRAGALVKTSEDLRIIRVGPPPTAAGKAPGLDAFDYEVEPDASSATYFWAAAAINPGSTAKLTGLSHRSLQGDASFPSLLARMGAIIEQNPATQNTPLSAREEPDPRDHFIQVGGPVSLEPIMADLSTMPDTAMTLAAVACFAPGMSILRGLRTLRVKETDRIEALRNELTKLHVRVDCPVMGDHDVMAITPPPLAGGGDMSLASSRVEFDTYDDHRMAMSLALIGLRRPNVFIKDPACVAKTYPTFWHDLAKLYG